Proteins encoded together in one uncultured Desulfosarcina sp. window:
- a CDS encoding prepilin-type N-terminal cleavage/methylation domain-containing protein: protein MIKIPSTSMAYNDCRGFSLIEVMIAMAIFSIGLLAVAAMQTSAVRNNKTGNTYTQATTLARDQMELIKNGDISDSTDILNPGTFPTTTSDPNNPIDEDGQPGGIYTRSWTVGYYYFEDTNGDGDIDTDDTPSNFARKVTVTVTFPFVGRGTRQVSLTSVVTGDGL, encoded by the coding sequence ATGATAAAAATACCATCCACAAGCATGGCCTATAACGATTGCCGGGGGTTCAGCCTCATCGAAGTGATGATCGCCATGGCCATCTTTTCCATCGGCCTGCTGGCCGTTGCCGCCATGCAGACGTCGGCCGTGCGGAACAATAAAACCGGCAACACCTATACCCAGGCAACCACCCTTGCACGCGATCAGATGGAATTGATCAAGAATGGCGACATCAGCGATAGCACTGACATCCTGAACCCTGGTACATTTCCGACCACTACCAGCGACCCGAACAACCCCATCGATGAAGACGGCCAACCGGGTGGGATTTACACCCGCTCCTGGACGGTCGGCTACTACTACTTTGAGGACACCAACGGCGATGGCGACATCGATACCGATGATACTCCCAGTAACTTTGCCCGAAAGGTTACGGTAACCGTCACCTTTCCGTTCGTTGGCAGAGGAACCAGACAGGTGTCCCTTACTTCCGTGGTAACAGGAGATGGATTATGA
- a CDS encoding GspH/FimT family pseudopilin, translating into MKDNAGFTLMELAVTVAIFAVLSAIAIPNMIKWRNNAAYRGAVNTLAGDLAAAKQAAIRANSNVVVNFTANGYVIYIDDGDGTGDADGDGIIDGLNNGAQDGTETTLRNRTLATGVTIDLGASTFAGNTTLFDSRGRCPTASTGKVRIKGSHADHQNDVAINRLGKISVT; encoded by the coding sequence ATGAAGGATAATGCCGGTTTTACACTGATGGAGTTAGCTGTTACCGTGGCGATTTTCGCCGTCCTTTCGGCCATCGCCATCCCCAACATGATCAAATGGCGCAATAACGCGGCTTATAGAGGGGCGGTCAACACCTTGGCCGGAGACCTGGCGGCGGCCAAACAGGCGGCCATTCGCGCCAACTCCAATGTGGTGGTGAACTTCACCGCCAACGGCTATGTGATTTACATCGATGACGGAGACGGCACGGGCGATGCCGATGGCGATGGCATCATAGACGGGTTGAACAACGGGGCCCAGGACGGCACCGAAACAACCCTTCGGAACAGGACGCTTGCGACTGGCGTGACCATCGATCTCGGCGCCTCGACGTTTGCCGGCAATACAACCCTGTTTGACAGCAGGGGTAGATGCCCAACGGCGTCAACCGGGAAAGTTCGTATCAAAGGGTCCCATGCCGATCATCAAAACGATGTCGCAATCAACCGGCTGGGAAAAATATCCGTAACCTGA
- a CDS encoding GspH/FimT family pseudopilin, whose translation MRWNAGFSIYELMVVIAIIAVLAAIAVPNMIGWRNRAKLGDGVRDIYSAFQLAKARAAKENADITLTFAPTGATGREYALFVDDGAGSVDSDGDGVLDGAGNGEIDGTETVFLRDRIPAGVKIDSTTFGDDSVTFNGSGLPDGIGSVDIVNSAGEKRSLSLSIAGRVKVAY comes from the coding sequence ATGCGCTGGAATGCGGGATTCAGTATTTACGAACTGATGGTGGTTATCGCAATTATTGCCGTGCTGGCCGCCATTGCCGTTCCCAACATGATAGGATGGCGCAATCGAGCTAAACTGGGCGATGGTGTTCGGGATATTTATTCCGCCTTTCAACTGGCAAAGGCCAGGGCCGCCAAAGAGAACGCCGATATCACACTTACGTTTGCACCCACCGGTGCTACGGGTAGAGAGTACGCGCTGTTTGTCGACGATGGGGCTGGAAGCGTTGATTCGGATGGAGACGGGGTACTGGACGGTGCCGGCAACGGGGAGATCGATGGCACGGAAACCGTTTTTCTCAGGGATCGAATTCCAGCCGGTGTGAAGATCGACTCCACCACGTTTGGCGACGACTCCGTGACGTTTAACGGCAGCGGGCTTCCCGATGGCATCGGAAGCGTAGACATTGTCAATTCGGCGGGAGAGAAAAGGAGCCTTTCTTTAAGTATAGCCGGAAGAGTTAAGGTCGCGTACTAG
- a CDS encoding prepilin-type N-terminal cleavage/methylation domain-containing protein, translating to MAGYMENNRGFTLIELMVAMVIAGIVMAAIVATYRNQMRTHLTQQSIVDMHQTARAALHLMKSEIQMAGYDPIGSADATVLTATSNEFRFQIDADGDGAIAGGNEDIRYALNGTKLGRETGGAGGLQPVAENVDALQFIYFDENLTRFTPTAGNQSELDRVRMVLVTIVARADDPVMAFKQVNNQTYTNSLGETVLAAVNDTSRRVLSSTSIWCRNMGM from the coding sequence ATGGCAGGGTATATGGAAAACAACAGGGGCTTTACGCTGATCGAACTGATGGTGGCAATGGTAATCGCCGGTATCGTTATGGCGGCCATTGTCGCCACCTACCGGAACCAGATGCGAACGCATCTGACCCAGCAAAGCATCGTCGACATGCACCAGACTGCCAGGGCTGCCCTGCACCTGATGAAATCGGAGATCCAGATGGCGGGGTACGACCCTATTGGATCGGCCGACGCAACGGTGTTGACGGCTACGTCCAATGAGTTTCGTTTCCAGATCGATGCCGATGGAGATGGTGCCATTGCCGGCGGCAACGAGGATATCCGTTATGCCCTGAATGGCACGAAGCTGGGGCGTGAAACAGGCGGAGCCGGCGGCCTCCAACCGGTTGCCGAGAACGTAGATGCCCTGCAGTTTATTTATTTCGACGAGAACCTAACCCGCTTTACGCCCACAGCAGGCAACCAGTCGGAACTGGATCGCGTGCGTATGGTCCTGGTAACCATCGTTGCCAGAGCAGACGACCCGGTCATGGCCTTCAAACAGGTGAACAACCAGACCTATACCAATTCGCTTGGAGAAACTGTTTTAGCTGCGGTCAACGATACGTCCAGAAGGGTGCTTTCAAGCACCAGCATCTGGTGCCGGAACA